A genomic window from Purpureocillium takamizusanense chromosome 2, complete sequence includes:
- a CDS encoding uncharacterized protein (EggNog:ENOG503P0FZ~COG:K): protein MLRLASGTVDLTTIESMCLLSYSSFIDGNFHLGQFHLGLAFQLCRTAMLDLESVYTVDDPNTERKKRLFWSLQLLEQFYGRQNGLLSIPTDRWRPYHTQSQSSDRGELDHKAPPLPRDELGCADPDESGIWNTSVHLAWVWSQVRKYVSNCAHNILKEPWRHDSMYAKVLSDFMEIENRIPICHRYDSAKFYKRKVEELKVNRDYWAPWLKEQFTYHAIPTVLNHPFLYIVGAQHNPNLAIPNTFWRRSSELALLHATWIARMIDMAVDKQVPLADPFFGHAAAIAATVHLYYCCAAAPRLKYKSNTDFVKCKRFLKRFVHTSAACKALDRNLDKMTRMAAGPESMDMEDWMPSKIYLSVPLMWEILQFSFTDDSHEASTAGLLDASLTPPVAADDASEGSTLEIIVATSPEISINTADGGQEAPTMSFKASSHSHSARDSPWSTYRDEDSLAFHFTPWLYADSSQFISMGDMGYYDTQPAMGESRSMAWWEGDNFSNIMFNHF, encoded by the exons ATGCTTCGCCTTGCAAGTGGCACGGTGGACCTGACCACCATTGAGAGCATGTGCCTGCTCTCCTACTCGTCTTTTATAG ATGGAAACTTTCACCTCGGCCAGTTtcatctcggcctcgcgtTCCAGCTTTGCCGGACAGCCATGCTGGACTTGGAGTCGGTGTATACCGTGGACGACCCAAACACagaaaggaagaagaggctcTTCTGGAGCCTTCAGCTTCTGGAACAGTTTTATGGCCGTCAGAATGGGCTCTTGAGCATCCCCACGGACAGATGGCGACCGTACCACACGCAATCGCAGAGCAGTGATCGAGGGGAGCTGGACCATAAGGCGCCACCGTTACCACGAGACGAGCTTGGGTGCGCAGACCCCGACGAGTCCGGGATCTGGAACACGAGCGTGCATCTGGCATGGGTCTGGAGCCAGGTGCGCAAGTACGTTTCCAACTGCGCCCACAACATTCTCAAGGAGCCGTGGCGCCACGACTCCATGTACGCCAAGGTGCTCTCCGATTTCATGGAAATTGAGAATAGGATCCCCATATGCCACCGCTACGACTCTGCCAAATTCTACAAGCGCAAGGTGGAAGAACTAAAGGTTAACCGGGACTACTGGGCGCCATGGCTGAAGGAGCAGTTTACATACCACGCCATCCCCACGGTCTTGAACCACCCGTTCCTGTACATTGTCGGCGCACAGCACAACCCCAACTTGGCCATTCCAAATACGTTTTGGAGGCGATCTTCCGAGCTGGCCCTCCTTCATGCCACATGGATTGCTCGCATGATCGACATGGCCGTCGACAAACAGGTGCCGCTCGCGGACCCCTTCTTTGGCCATgcggccgccatcgcagCCACAGTGCATCTGTACTACTGCTGTGCAGCCGCTCCCAGGCTCAAGTACAAGTCCAACACGGATTTCGTGAAGTGCAAGAGATTCCTGAAGCGATTCGTGCACACTTCTGCTGCCTGCAAGGCCCTG GATCGCAACCTCGATAAGATGACCCGAATGGCGGCGGGTCCTGAGAgcatggacatggaggaCTGGATGCCCTCGAAGATTTATCTCAGCGTGCCCCTGATGTGGGAGATATTGCAGTTCAGCTTCACGGATGACTCGCACGAAGCATCGACTGCGGGTTTGCTGGATGCTTCGCTCACACCccccgtcgcggccgacgatgcgagCGAAGGCTCAACCCTGGAGATTATAGTCGCAACTTCGCCCGAGATCAGCATCAATACGGCCGATGGCGGACAggaggcgccgacgatgtcCTTCAAGGCCTCTTCGCATTCGCATTCCGCGCGCGATTCGCCTTGGAGCACGTACCGTGACGAGGACAGCCTGGCTTTCCACTTCACCCCGTGGCTGTATGCCGATTCTTCTCAGTTCATTAGCATGGGCGACATGGGGTACTATGACACGCAACCCGCCATGGGCGAGTCGCGGAGCATGGCGTGGTGGGAGGGGGACAACTTCAGCAACATCATGTTCAATCACTTTTAG
- a CDS encoding uncharacterized protein (COG:E~EggNog:ENOG503NXYZ): MATSSRVVIIGAGIVGANVADELTSRGWTDITVVDQGPLELAGGSTSHAPGLVFQSNASKALTLFARYTVEKLQSLGKDGESCFNQVGGLEVATTPERLQELKRKHGFATSWGVDTRLISAEECSNVYPLLNKELVLGGLHIPSDGLALAARAVQLLIERTSKAGVRYIGSTPVTGINQADGRVTGVTTPNGIIPADIVISCAGFWGVEVGAMAGVPIPLLPMAHQYVKTTAVPAQAGRNALPNGANLPILRYQDQDIYYREHGDRFGIGYYGHRPIPVDAASLGPTPRHVTEDNMPSRLKFTPKDFEPAWKLSQELLPALQKSTVAEGFNGILSFTPDGGPLVGQSSTLDGFFVAEAVWVTHSAGVARALAEILTTGKSQVDLTGCDLSRFDPVQLTPAYVKETSQQDFVQVYDILHPFQPRDSPRDLRVGPFHERQRELGAFFLETGGWERAEWYETNKGLLSHLPAKWRPVERDAWSARYYSPIAAAEAWKTRTAAALYDLTPQRRIEVTGPGAAKLLLRLTTGDVSRPPGTVTYALLLDGSGGIRSDLVIARLGKDSFQVSANGAMDFAHLSREARIQTTKSPARSVQVRDTTGSTCCLGLWGPRARNVVMAVSTDDFTGASLPYMHAMKATIAGIPVTAMSVSYVGEPGWEIHTTAEYGRRLWDVLWRAGQSHGLIAAGRAAFYALRLESGIRLWGVDMTTEHDPYEAGLDFALRESGSFYFGREALRGRSAKTAARRLQCLTVDDGRSMVLGKEPVFASGKSVGYITSAAFGYTVGKPIAFAYLAASVAEGDSVEIEYFGRRIRATVMRDSAYKPHSDRPLVARRESKL; encoded by the coding sequence ATGGCGACCTCATCgcgcgtcgtcatcatcggggccggcatcgtcggcgcaaatgtcgccgacgagctgacCTCGCGCGGCTGGACCGACATCACCGTAGTTGACCAGGGCCCTCtggagctggcgggcggctccaCGTCTCATGCTCCCGGCCTGGTCTTTCAGAGCAACGCCTCCAAGGCCCTGACCTTGTTCGCCCGATACACCGTAGAGAAGCTGCAGTCTCTGGGGAAGGATGGTGAGAGCTGCTTCAATcaggtgggcgggctggaGGTGGCCACGACTCCTGAGAGGCTGCAAGAGCTCAAGAGAAAGCACGGTTTCGCCACATCCTGGGGTGTCGACACGCGCCTCATCAGCGCCGAGGAATGCTCCAACGTCTACCCGCTGCTAAACAAGGAACTCGTGCTAGGCGGCCTCCATATCCCCAGTGATGGTTTGGcactcgccgcgcgcgccgttCAGCTGCTCATCGAACGCACGAGTAAAGCTGGCGTTCGATACATCGGGTCAACTCCTGTCACGGGCATCAATCAGGCCGACGGTCGCGTCACGGGCGTCACAACACCTAATGGCATCATCCCTGCCGACATTGTCATCTCTTGTGCAGGATTctggggcgtcgaggtcggcgcaATGGCAGGCGTGCCGATACCCCTATTACCAATGGCGCACCAATATGTCAAAACAACCGCTGTGCCGGCGCAGGCCGGTCGAAACGCGCTTCCAAATGGAGCAAACCTTCCAATCCTACGATATCAGGATCAAGATATCTACTAccgcgagcacggcgaccGCTTCGGCATTGGGTACTACGGCCATCGCCCTATTCCCGTTGACGCCGCCTCTCTTGGCCCAACGCCACGACACGTCACAGAGGACAATATGCCCTCTCGCCTCAAGTTTACGCCGAAAGATTTCGAGCCGGCATGGAAGCTATCGCAAGAGCTTTTGCCGGCGCTTCAAAAGAGCACTGTGGCGGAAGGGTTCAACGGGATCCTGTCATTCACGCCAGACGGCGGGCCACTCGTTGGCCAGTCATCCACCCTAGATggcttcttcgtcgccgaggcggttTGGGTGACGCACTCTGCCGGTGTAGCTCGAGCGCTGGCTGAGATTCTCACAACCGGAAAGTCCCAAGTGGACCTCACCGGCTGTGACCTATCCCGCTTCGACCCAGTCCAGCTCACCCCTGCCTACGTGAAGGAGACATCACAACAAGACTTTGTACAAGTCTACGACATCCTTCATCCATTCCAGCCGCGCGACTCGCCGCGAGACTTGCGCGTTGGTCCTTTCCATGAGCGTCAGCGTGAACTTGGAGCATTCTTCCTCGAGACTGGCGGTTGGGAGCGAGCGGAATGGTATGAGACGAACAAAGGGCTGTTGAGCCACCTGCCTGCAAAATGGCGACCTGTCGAGCGTGATGCCTGGTCAGCAAGATACTACTCGCCAATTGCAGCTGCCGAGGCGTGGAAGACGCGCACCGCAGCGGCCTTGTACGATCTGACTCCGCAGCGTCGGATCGAGGTGACGGGGCCAGGAGCCGCCAAGCTGCTTTTGCGGTTGACGACGGGAGATGTTTCAAGGCCTCCAGGCACTGTTACATACGCACTTCTTctggacggcagcggcggcatccgGAGTGACCTCGTTATAGCGAGACTGGGCAAGGACTCCTTTCAGGTCTCAGCAAACGGGGCCATGGACTTTGCCCATCTCTCGCGCGAGGCTCGGATACAGACTACGAAGTCACCCGCTCGGTCCGTTCAAGTACGCGACACCACCGGCAGCACATGTTGTCTTGGATTATGGGGGCCCCGCGCCAGGAACGTCGTCATGGCTGTGAGCACAGACGACTTCACCGGTGCGAGTTTGCCGTACATGCATGCCATGAAGGCAACAATCGCCGGCATTCCCGTGACAGCGATGAGCGTGTCCTATGTCGGCGAGCCTGGCTGGGAGATACACACCACTGCCGAATACGGGCGACGGTTATGGGATGTCCTTTGGCGAGCTGGTCAGTCCCATGGATTGAtcgcggcgggccgagcCGCCTTCTACGCCTTGCGCCTGGAAAGTGGAATCAGGCTATGGGGCGTGGACATGACCACCGAGCACGACCCTTATGAGGCTGGCCTTGATTTTGCCCTGCGCGAGTCTGGATCATTTTATTTTGGACGGGAAGCGCTGAGAGGCCGCTCGGCCAAGACAGCTGCGAGGCGGCTCCAGTGTCTGACCGTGGACGACGGCCGGTCGATGGTGCTCGGCAAGGAGCCGGTTTTCGCGAGCGGCAAGTCTGTCGGCTACATCACCAGCGCGGCGTTTGGGTACACGGTCGGCAAGCCGATTGCATTCGCGTATCTTGCCGCCAGCGTGGCTGAAGGCGACTCGGTTGAGATTGAATACTTTGGGCGGCGCATTCGGGCAACGGTCATGCGTGATTCAGCATATAAGCCGCACAGCGACAGGCCCCTAGTAGCGAGAAGGGAGTCCAAACTCTGA
- a CDS encoding uncharacterized protein (TransMembrane:5 (o20-41i53-77o89-109i116-134o154-174i)~EggNog:ENOG503P3N0~COG:S), with the protein MGGFATTLLTVSLAMMNFRGVTVQTMFVGNLCFVACVGLLISAQWFMIKGDTFSYTVLTAFGLFYGGYGAVMIPWFGVVDAYGGFTPEFYNAFGFFILIWGVLNIFFLIASIRLSIVYVLVFTAIEFCLVLDGVSQFVKADGHDETYAAMQKAAGAFGFIAGLLGYYCTAHYLCEDALGFSVPMGDTSRFFVKRRKTS; encoded by the exons ATGGGCGGCTTTGCCACGACCCTTCTCACGGTGTCACTGGCCATGATGAACTTCCGCGGCGTTACCGTTCAGACAATGTTTGTCGGTAATCTGTGTTTCGTGGCTTGCGTTGGGCTGCTCATCAGCGCTCAATGGTTCATGATCAAGGGCGACACGTTTTCGTATACCGTTTTAACAGCGTTTG GGCTCTTCTACGGCGGCTATGGCGCTGTCATGATACCCTGGTTTGGCGTTGTCGATGCGTACGGCGGCTTCACACCCGAGTTCTACAACGCGTTCGGCTTCTTCATTCTCA TTTGGGGGGTACTCAATATCTTTTTTCTCATCGCCTCCATCAGACT GAGCATTGTCTATGTTCTTGTGTTCACAGCAATCGAATTCTGCCTCGTTCTCGACGGCGTGTCCCAATTTGTCAAGGCAGATGGCCACGACGAGACGTATGCGGCGATGCAGAAGGCAGCCGGGGCATTCGGCTTCATTGCCGGCTTGCTGGGGTATTACTGCACCGCGCACTATTTGTGCGAAGATGCGCTGGGTTTCTCCGTGCCCATGGGCGACACGTCCCGTTTCTTTGTCAAGCGCCGGAAAACCAGCTAG
- a CDS encoding uncharacterized protein (EggNog:ENOG503PIIC~TransMembrane:1 (o51-72i)): MVVASDAIHLIRAPQVVLVQSNDQSPNTSAPSSSPDDGSASRGGMSTGAKAAIGTVIPLVFLAMALGAYFLIRRRRRHLNDKNGTQPDQNEEAAAAGQAELDGAGAASASPLSGKAELDTSGQRISELVGSPGTVPGVLEGIQELPGDYGRSPSELGEHGSRAPAPSPRPTEADETVVPAAGQACSDH; this comes from the coding sequence ATGGTCGTGGCTTCTGATGCGATTCACCTGATCAGGGCCCCTCAGGTGGTCCTTGTACAGTCCAATGATCAAAGCCCAAACACCAGCGCGCCATCGAGCTCTCCCGATGACGGCTCTGCATCTCGTGGAGGCATGTCGACGGGCGCCAAAGCAGCGATTGGGACAGTCATTCCACTCGTATTCCTCGCGATGGCTCTGGGGGCCTACTTTCTAAtccgcagacgccgccggcatctcAACGACAAGAACGGTACGCAGCCGGATCAAAACGAAgaagcagctgcggcgggacAGGCTGAGCTGGACGGTGCTGGCGCCGCTTCAGCCTCCCCACTATCGGGCAAGGCCGAGTTGGATACATCGGGTCAGAGAATATCAGAGCTCGTGGGCAGCCCGGGGACGGTGCCGGGTGTTCTCGAAGGCATACAAGAACTTCCCGGAGACTACGGAAGAAGTCCGTCTGAGCTAGGCGAGCATGGATCGAGAGCCCCGGCACCAAGTCCGAGGCCTACAGAGGCAGACGAAACCGTAGTGCCTGCAGCCGGCCAAGCCTGCAGCGATCACTAA
- a CDS encoding uncharacterized protein (EggNog:ENOG503P37R~COG:K), with protein sequence MASPTPQFRLATVDDATQVRELVQAAFRAPDNRQGWTADMELGARFHIGIEEVTATITRADSAILMATVAGNLVASVHVAKRSNGHARLSMLSVDAAHQSNGLGRQVLEYAEAYCQRAWAATTVDLDALSTREHLLAWYQRRGYRKTGGTSPFPREKFSDLHLPVDLCFIEMEKDLS encoded by the coding sequence ATGGCGAGCCCAACCCCACAGTTTCGCCTCGCAACCGTGGACGATGCGACGCAGGTCCGGGAACTGGTCCAAGCCGCGTTTCGCGCACCCGACAACCGACAGGGATGGACAGCCGACATGGAGTTGGGTGCTCGCTTCCACATCGGGATCGAGGAAGTCACGGCTACAATAACGCGCGCCGACAGCGCCATTCTCATGGCCACGGTTGCCGGCAACCTGGTGGCATCGGTCCATGTGGCCAAGCGCAGCAACGGACACGCTCGGCTGTCGATGCTTTCGGTCGACGCGGCACATCAGAGCAACGGCCTTGGGCGCCAGGTCCTCGAGTACGCCGAGGCCTACTGTCAGCGAGCCTGGGCCGCGACCACCGTGGATCTGGACGCGCTCTCGACGCGGGAGCACCTCCTCGCCTGGTACCAGCGTCGCGGCTACCGCAAGACGGGTGGGACGTCGCCGTTTCCCCGCGAAAAGTTCAGCGATCTGCACTTGCCGGTGGACTTGTGCTTCATTGAGATGGAGAAGGATCTGAGCTGA
- a CDS encoding uncharacterized protein (COG:S~TransMembrane:6 (i39-58o70-90i102-131o151-170i177-194o257-275i)~EggNog:ENOG503NXW5) translates to MEQRPSGRGRGLALHVASRLRGLRRLALATGSRFTNCRFVFALSMLAVLGAKLIHIYTHLSALATVYLVRWGYSFFAQDMVLLIILRLLLDSWLFSPRSSGSLRWIASCLASFFVGIVIFLNVINICFFVVSGSEIHWRNVGLAGDAAGRALLLSGLVSALLVTGALILLSWLLQDILYAVVGLLVDIVSWPIAPRARARLCRTNFQTSTAEYTEIPQGDLESAAKIEEQETPQHSPRYAFIDGVKSWPWARILHHASYALAAIALLSQVILWALRPGDNSLLFMSWTPALLPFVDFKTSTANLDNVVVQNATSIYHGWKDRTALRDPIPFSWLPEDSIAGFEDWYDGKKHYSAEADPLRISNLDEKLLPELNNLKDVPIRHIMAIVLESTRKDVFPIKNWGINAARLRDSWDEKEFPPKALERLKTLTPTAKYLTGDYDDQFERPESERNGTGRGGINFNDAYTTSTYTLKSLAGSLCGVMPMTADFNLEYQHHIYQPCFPHIAAALNTLEHTDNGGHEFGGYNWTSTFMQSVTLTYDNFGHLMKKIGFPEEGLIDKEYLQSGAAKFGRVTLPDVNYFGFEETPLEDYIRDQFETAKKNNGRAFITHVTSTSHHPYAMPESEEYVPLGKGLDDLSHYINAIGYDDRWLGKILGFLDDLGVANETLVIFVGDHGLSIPENDILASYYNPNKANNHVPLVFSHPKLPPITINDAVSTQSILPTVLDLLIETGSLSGSATQAAKDLLHNYEAQSLLRPTRQSHHAQPTSGLHSSEEELENWQLTNINPGRAMLGVRDARHKHWRMVVPTVDNVEWRFTDTKRDDREAHPIVGFNFDIFKKQVGEQHGDEAATWVEEGAYVVRWFVEENSRRWRYGPYKE, encoded by the coding sequence ATGGAACAACGACCctcgggccgcgggcgtggcctCGCCCTGCACGTCGCCTCTCGCCTTCGCGGCCTCCGACGCCTGGCACTGGCCACGGGCTCGCGCTTCACCAACTGCCgcttcgtcttcgccttgtcgatgctcgccgtcctcggcgccaaaCTGATACACATCTACACCCACCTGTCGGCCTTGGCAACCGTCTATCTGGTGCGATGGGGATACTCCTTCTTCGCGCAGGACATGGTCCTGCTCATCATCTTGCGCCTGCTTCTCGACAGCTGGCTCTTCTCCCCCCGCAGCTCGGGCTCTCTGCGATGGATTGCCTCGTGCCTCGCGTCCTTCTTCGTCGGAATCGTCATCTTCCTCAACGTCATCAACATCtgcttcttcgtcgtcagcgGCTCCGAAATACATTGGCGCAACGTCGGGCTCGCTGGGGATGCTGCCGGGCGTGCGCTTCTCCTTTCcggcctcgtctcggccctcctcgtcacgggcgcccTGATCCTGCTTTCGTGGCTCCTGCAGGACATTCTGTATGCCGTCGTGGGATTGCTGGTGGACATTGTTAGTTGGCCCATCGcccctcgcgctcgcgcccggcTCTGCAGAACCAACTTCCAAACCTCGACCGCCGAGTACACCGAGATACCCCAAGGCGACCTCGAATCCGCCGCGAAGATCGAGGAGCAGGAAACTCCCCAACACTCCCCACGATATGCcttcatcgacggcgtcaaaAGCTGGCCCTGGGCCCGCATATTACACCACGCGTCGTAtgccctggccgccatcgccctgctCTCGCAGGTCATCCTGTGGGCACTTCGACCTGGTGACAATTCTTTGTTGTTCATGTCGTGGACTCCGGCACTGCTCCCGTTTGTCGATTTCAAAACATCAACCGCGAATTTAGACAACGTCGTCGTACAAAACGCCACGAGCATCTACCACGGCTGGAAGGATCGGACCGCTCTTCGTGATCCGATTCCCTTCTCCTGGCTACCGGAAGACTCGATCGCAGGCTTCGAGGATTGGTACGATGGCAAAAAACATTATTCAGCAGAGGCCGACCCCCTTCGAATCTCGAACCTCGACGAAAAACTTCTCCCCGAGTTGAACAACCTGAAGGACGTGCCCATCCGGCACATCATGGCCATTGTGCTAGAAAGCACCCGGAAAGACGTCTTTCCTATCAAGAACTGGGGCATCAATGCGGCACGCCTCCGAGATTCCTGGGACGAGAAGGAATTCCCTCCCAAGGCGCTAGAACGCCTCAAGACGCTTACACCGACGGCCAAGTACCTCACGGGCGATTACGACGATCAATTTGAGCGCCCCGAGTCGGAGAGAAATGGgacagggcgaggcggcatcAATTTCAACGATGCGTACACGACATCGACCTACACTCTGAAGAGCTTGGCGGGCTCACTATGCGGTGTCatgcccatgacggccgACTTCAATCTCGAATACCAGCACCACATCTACCAGCCATGTTTCCCACACATCGCAGCGGCGCTTAACACGCTCGAGCACACCGACAACGGGGGGCACGAATTCGGCGGGTACAATTGGACATCAACCTTTATGCAATCCGTTACCTTGACCTACGACAACTTCGGCCACCTGATGAAGAAGATTGGGTTTCCCGAAGAGGGCCTCATCGACAAGGAATATCTGCagagcggcgcggccaagTTCGGACGCGTTACCCTGCCAGATGTGAATTACTTTGGTTTTGAGGAGACGCCGCTCGAGGATTACATACGGGATCAATTCGAAacggccaagaagaacaaCGGCCGCGCGTTCATCACCCACGTTACGAGCACGAGCCACCATCCGTACGCGATGCCGGAGTCGGAGGAGTATGTGCCCCTCGGCAAGGGTTTGGACGATTTGTCACACTATATTAATGCCATTGGCTACGACGATCGGTGGCTGGGCAAGATACTCGGTTTCTTGGACGATCTTGGGGTCGCAAATGAGACCTTGGTCATCTTTGTCGGCGACCACGGCTTATCGATTCCAGAGAATGACATTCTGGCCTCATATTACAATCCCAACAAAGCAAACAACCACGTCCCGCTCGTCTTCTCGCATCCGAAATTACCCCCCATTACGATCAACGACGCCGTCTCCACACAGTCAATATTGCCGACCGTGCTGGACCTGCTCATCGAGACGGGCTCCCTATCCGGCTCCGCAAcgcaggcggccaaggacctgCTGCACAACTACGAGGCTCAGTCCCTCCTTCGGCCCACGCGCCAGTCGCACCACGCGCAGCCGACGTCGGGCCTGCACTcgtcggaggaggagctggagaacTGGCAGCTCACCAACATCAACCCCGGTCGCGCCATGCTGGGGGTTCGCGATGCGCGACACAAGCACTGGCGCATGGTGGTGCCGACGGTGGACAATGTCGAGTGGCGCTTCACCGACACGAAGCGAGACGACCGCGAGGCCCACCCCATCGTGGGATTCAACTTTGACATCTTCAAGAAGCAGGTTGGGGAGCAGCacggagacgaggccgcgaCATGGGTGGAAGAAGGCGCTTACGTGGTGCGATGGTTTGTCGAGGAAAATAGCAGGCGTTGGCGGTATGGGCCTTACAAGGAGTAA